The sequence below is a genomic window from bacterium.
GAAGAACCGCGTCGCCTCCTCGCCATAGATCAGCTGGCCGACCTTGCCGCCGAGCTTCAGCTCGGAGCGCGAGCGCGCCGAGTAGTCCTTGACCTCGAGCCAGCGCGTCCGCCCTGGAAGCTGTGGAGGCTGCGGTGGGCCTGGAGCAGGGTTCTTGGGCGAGCTCGCGGGCGTCCTCGAGCGAGCAGGATGTCCCACTTGCTTTTCTGCACCCCCGTGTCGATCGTGTCGGAAACGAGCTGAGCCCCTGCGGGGGATTGCGACAAGTTTCTCCCCCCTCCTCGAGGTTGCATTTTCGTGCGCTCCCGCCCCGAAGGGCGGCACTATTCTCCT
It includes:
- a CDS encoding CRISPR system precrRNA processing endoribonuclease RAMP protein Cas6 produces the protein MGHPARSRTPASSPKNPAPGPPQPPQLPGRTRWLEVKDYSARSRSELKLGGKVGQLIYGEEATRFFPILRAGEILHLGKNPASGCGRIRVDA